The genomic stretch CCGCCTAAATAACTGACCCCGGCTTGAATGAGCTTTGGTACCCAAGCAGCCATTTCGTCCGGCCCCATGGGGAAGACGGTTTCGCCGTTGATTAATTGTGGCATGCCGGCGTTCGCCTGAATGCTGATCGGACGGGTAGTGGCTGAGGCTAGCGCCTGAGCAATCGGTAAGAGCTGGGCTGGTCCAAGTGAACAGTTGGCGCCGATTACATCGGCTCCCATTGCATCAAGTAAGATAGCGGCAGTGACCGGGTCGGTGCCGGTTACGGTGCGCCCATCCGAACCAAAGGACAACTGACAAATAACCGTCATATCTGTCACGGCTTTCGCGGCCAACAGGGCGGCCCGCATTTCTTGGATATCAATAATTGTTTCAATTAATATCATATCAACGCCGGCTGAGGTTAGGGCTGAAATTTGCTCTTTATATACTTGGTAAGCATCTTCAAAGGCCAGTTCACCGAGCGGGGCAATGAATTTTCCGGTAGGCCCGACTGAACCGGCGATTTTTACAGCAGAACCGGCAGCTTGGCGGGCGGCATTTACTGCTGCGGTATTAAGGAGCTGAACTTTATCTGCTAAGCCGTAGTGGGCTAGCTTTATCCGGTTAGCGCCAAAGGTATTAGTCTCAATAATGTTAGCGCCATGCTCGATATATTGACGATGGATAGCGGTAACAGCCTCCGGTTTTTCAAGGTTCCACAGCTCGGGACAGGCTCCTGCCGCAAGGCCGGCTTGTTGGAGCATTGTTCCCATTGCTCCGTCAAAGATTTTAATCATTTATTGACTCCTTTCTGAATGAGCAATCATCCTGGCTGCAACTTTGGCAGTTGTGGTTATTGTGTTCTGGCGGATTAGGCTTAACATCAGTTGGCAGTAGACCGATTACAGCCGTAATTGACTTACGCGGTATCAACATGCAGCTTGAGGTTGTCGTTATGCCAATGGTTTCGCCTTGAGAAAGCTGAAGTATAGTAGGTTGAACGGTAATGTTCCAGTCGTCATAACCTGGGCTAAAGCGGCTGATAGCAGTCAAACCATTTTTTTGCGCCTCTTGGACGATTATTGAATTGATTTGGTCGGCGGCCATTTCGACGGCAGTGGTAGCGGCCGCGTCCAGCAGCAGGGCTTCTGTATAGCGGCCTTGACCAAAATAGTCTGTAACTGTTTGCTCAATTTTTTCACCGACTGTTACCGATAGTACAGCAATATCTACGGCTGCAGTTAAGTGCTTCTTTATCGATTTACCGGTTAATTCAAGTTTCGGCTGTGATAAGATTAGTCCCCGGCAGCTGTCATACGGGTAAATTGACCAAGAAGCGCGAGGTGTAGCCAACAATTGAGCCTCAAAGCAGATAGCTTCAAGCATAGTAGTTTGAAAATCAGGCTTCTTTGCTAGTCCGGCATAACGCCTTGTTTCAGCAATATCTATGGATGTCAGTGTCGGAAAATAAATTGGCAAATTAAGTCCCCCCTGAGAAATATAGCTAAATTATATCTATTTCGAGCTTAGATTACAATATAGAATTATTATTGACGTAAAGATTGGCAGGATATTTATCAAGAGCGTGGAAAGAAGTAAATTAGTTTTTGGGATAGAGGTGGAACTTTTGGTTAAGGTAATTGCAATCGCAAATCAAAAAGGTGGTGTCGGGAAAACTACTACATCCGTAAACTTAAGCGCTTGTTTAGCTGAGCTTGGCAAGAAAGTCCTGCTAGTTGATATTGACCCTCAAGGCAACTCAACAAGCGGACTCGGCGTTGACAAGGCCAATATTGAGCATTGTGTATATGATGCCTTGGTTAATGATGTAGCGTTTACTT from Veillonellaceae bacterium encodes the following:
- a CDS encoding methionine synthase encodes the protein MPIYFPTLTSIDIAETRRYAGLAKKPDFQTTMLEAICFEAQLLATPRASWSIYPYDSCRGLILSQPKLELTGKSIKKHLTAAVDIAVLSVTVGEKIEQTVTDYFGQGRYTEALLLDAAATTAVEMAADQINSIIVQEAQKNGLTAISRFSPGYDDWNITVQPTILQLSQGETIGITTTSSCMLIPRKSITAVIGLLPTDVKPNPPEHNNHNCQSCSQDDCSFRKESIND